TCCGTTTCATCCTGCCGGCAAAAAATCTTCGTTATGCCGGAGGGAGAGAAGTTAACTTGAGGGATTTACAGGCCCTGGGTCTGATGGCCGGGCTTAACGGTATGTTGGTAGGCAATTATTTGACCACCACCGGCAGGCCAGTGGAAGAAGATTTGCAAATGATTAAAGACTTGGGACTGGAGTTTTAAACATTTAAAACCGGCAACGATTTCAACAAAGGGAAGTGGGAATAGCTTTTACAGTTACAGAGAAAATAATACCGAAAACAACAATTGAATTACCTGGGAGGCTGGGGATTTGGATAAAAATGATTTGATTAACAAGCTAAACTGGTTCTACAGTCTTGAACTTAACCAGGTGGGCTTTTATACGTCTCAAAGCAAGGACGTTAACGATATTTATATCCGAAAAGTGCTGGAAAGGGTTGCGAGCGTTGAACAGCAGCATGTAAACAATATTGCCGATTTTATTAAAGAGCTTGGTGGCAAGCCGACGGTGGTAGGTGATTTATTGGCTCCCGTTTCAGGGAGGATAGCGGGTAAGATCAGCGGCTGGGCGGGAATAATTACGATGCTGAAAATAAATATTAATTTGGAACAAAAAGCTATGGCCGATTACAAAAATCTGATTGTCAGGGTCGGCGACAAGGATTTATTTGATCTCTTGTGGGCAAATCTCGTTGACGAGGACTTACATGCCGCCTGGTTTTCCAACAAGGTTAAAGAATTGGAAGCGCTAGAAGTGGAATAAAATGGTAGATTGTGGGCAAGCTAATTAGGGGTGATAAAATGAGGAAAGATCCCCGTTCCAAACTGGCCCGGTGGGTAGATATTTATCTGGGCGGTGTTCTGCTCTGGATCTTGAGTTTCCTTGTTTTGCGAGCCCGAACGGGTGATGGTTTCTGGGCCCTGCTTCTTTCGAGCGGGCTGGTGGTGGCGGCATACTGGATTGTACGTCACCGGGAAAAAAAGAGAAAAGAGCTTCGCGAGCGGAATTATCGTTTGTGGATTGCAGGGAAGAAATGCATTGAAAATATGCGGCTATTGGAGCGAGGGCTGTTCTGTCACCTGGTAGGGGATATTTTGCGCAACCTGGACGGGTTTGAAAAAATACAACCGGCACAAGGTACAGGATTGGATTTAACCGGCTATTACCGGGGAGTGCCTGTAGCTGTATGGTGTGCTAACCTCAGGGATGAGGAGGAAATGGTAAGCAGTACTGAATTGAGGAATTTTGTTGGCGCTATGGCGGTAGAAGGATACCGAAACGGGATTTTGGTTACCACCGGCGGTTTCAGTCCGGAAGTTTACAAAACGGTAAAGAAGATTAGAAACCGGTACCGTATTACTTTAGTAGACCAAAACAAGCTGGTGGAGTGGGCGGCCACGGCCCGAAGCGAGGTATATCCTACGGGTGAAGCTCTGGAACGTGTTTTGGAAACAGAAATCGAAACTGAAGCTAAGTCTTCCTGGCTGGATTTATTTCTGGCAGATCCCCGAAAAGCTTCATCTTACCTCAAGGTTGGCCTGATTTTATTCCTGTTCTGGCTTTTATCCGGACAGGGACTGGCATTCAAAAGTTTTTACCTTATAGGGGCATTTGCCAATTTCTTTTTAAGCGCTGCAGTTTGGGTCATCAATTGGCCGCTGGAAGGAGAGGGTAATAAAAAATAAAAAAAGGATTTTGCCTTAAATAAGTGGAAAAATTATTACAGGATGGGCAGCTAACTGGTAAGAACGGCGGTAGAGGTTATGAAAATATCCAAGCGGTTAACAGCCATTGCTTCTTTGGTTAAACCGGGGAGTGTCCTGGGTGACATAGGTACCGATCATGCCCTGCTTCCGGTTTACCTGGTAAAAAACCAAATCTGCCCCAGAGTCATTGCTACTGATGTGGCACCGGAACCCCTGAAAAGGGGAGAACAGCTGGTACGTTCCCATAATCTTGTCGGTCGGATTTCCATGCGGTTGGGGTACGGGCTAAAGCCCCTGCGGCCGGGAGAAGTGGATACAGTAGTTATTGCCGGGCTGGGCGGAAAGACCATGGTAGACATTTTATCGGCTTCACCTGAAATTGTACGGGGGTTGAACCGACTGATTCTCCAGCCTATGGTAGCCGGAGAAGTGGTGCGAAAGTGGTTGGTTACAAACGGGTGGAAAATCGCAGAGGAAGAACTGGTTAAAGAAGACAATCATATTTATGAAATAATCCTGGCCGAACCGGGGCACCAGGAACCTTTGCACCCCCTCCAGCTGGAACTGGGACCGGTGCTGATGGCTAAAAAACACCCGTTGCTGGTGGAGTTAACTGAAAACAGGCTGGCGGAAGTCCGTGGCATATTGGAAAGTCTTTATCGGAGTAAAACGCGGGAGGCTAGGCAAAAAGAAGAACAGTTCAGGGAGCGGGCTAAGGAACTGGAGGAGGTGTTGGAATGGCTGTCACGTGCCAGCAAATAATCAGCATTTTAGAAGAACTGGCACCGCCTCGCTGGCGAGAAGAATGGGACAACGTAGGGCTCTTGGTGGGTGATCCTGCCCTGCCGGTCAAAAATGTTTTACTTACTCTAGACGTGACGGACGCCGTCGTAGAGGAGGCGGTAGACAAACAAATAGACCTTATTATTTCCCACCATCCAGTTATATTTCGCCCCATTAGCAACCTGCGATACAACCAACCCCTGGGTCGATTACTTCATCGTCTGGTGAAAGAAAACATAAATGTTTATGCTGCTCATACCAACTTGGATAATGCTCCCGGTGGAGTCAACGACCGGTTAGCCGACATATTAGGGCTGCAGGAGGTCAAAGTCCTGGAACCGGCCTTCCGGGAAAAACTTTACAAGCTGGTGGTGTTTGTCCCGGAAGGTTATGAGGATAGAGTGCGGCAGGCCATCTGCGACGAAGGAGCGGGGTGGATTGGCAATTACTCTCACTGCACGTTTCAGGTGGCGGGAACGGGCACTTTTAGGCCCCTGGAGGGGACTAATCCTTTTATTGGAGAGACCGGACGTCTGGAAAAAACGGCGGAATTTCGCCTGGAGACTATTGTACCCCAAAACAGGCTGCCTAGAGTACTTCAAGCCATGAACGAATCCCATCCTTATGAAGAAGTTGCGTATGATGTTTACCCGTTGTTTAACCAGGGGAAAGAGATAGGTCTGGGTCGAATCGGGCTGTTGCCCCATCCTCAGCCTCTCAAATCCCTTGTTTCTCTTGTCAAGGAGAAGTTCAACGTGGGCAGTCTTAAGGTGGTCGGGGATCTGGAGACGGAAATTAAGAAAGTTGCCGTATGCGGCGGTGCTGGTGGTTCCTTCATAGAGAGGGCTTTTCTACAGGGAGCCGATCTTTATATCACCGGTGATCTGAAGTACCATGAGGCACAGCATGCAGCTAGTTTAGGCCTCGCCGTTATTGATGCCGGGCATCACGGTACAGAAAAGGTTATCGTCCCGGCTCTGGCGGAATTTCTGGAGCAACGGCTTTCCACGCTGAAGGCGGAAATCAACCTTATTCTGTCTGAAGTGGATACGAATCCGTGGCAAGTCCTTTAGGATAGAAGCGGTATGCTTTCTATCCTATTTTATTATTACCTTGATAAGGGGGGATAAATTATGTCCTTGAAAAAACTATGGGAAATGCAACAAATGCGCCAGCGTTATTTACAGCTCAAACAACAAATTAAGACAAGTCCGCTGGGCTTAAAACTGGAAAAAGAAAAGCACGTGATGGAGAAGATCAGGGCGGATCTAACGGAGAGAAGAGAAGCGCTGCGCCGGCTGAGCCGGGAATTGCGTCAAAGAGAGCTAGATGCCAAAGAAGTGGGGGAAAAGATAAAAAGGCTGGAGCAGAAGCTTTATGAGGGAAATATAACTAATTCCAGGGAACTGAAAAGTCTGGAAGAAAATCTCAGGTGGGTTAAGCAGGAACAGGAGGAAATCGAAGAAGAGATAATCAACATGGCTTTGCAAGAAGAACAACTGGAAGAGGAGTTGCGAAAGGCAGAACAGGAATTTCAGCAACTGGAGCAAACTTACTCCGCCGCGTTAGAAGAGTACCACCGCTGGAAACAAGAATTGGAGGAAGAAATGAGAAGGATCGAGGTCAGTCACCACCAAATTATTTTTCAAATAGATAAAGATCTCCTTAAACTTTATAAAAAAATGCGCCCGAAATACGGCGAGCGAGTGGTGGCCAGGGTGGAAAACCAAACCTGTACTGGCTGCCGGGTGCAGATCCCCACGTCCTTATTGCAGGCGTTGAGGCGCCAAACCGACTTGATCAGGTGTGAGAATTGCGGGCGTCTTCTTCTTTACGAATAGTGACCGGTCACGACTTATCATTCTTACTGCTCAGGTCTAAAGCTGTTTTAATTAGAGTTAAAACTTTCTCCTTTTGGTCGGGGGAGAGCTCCCTTCCTTCCAACCTGACGGTGTTCTCCCGTAGAAATTGTTCCAGGTCCACTACTTCATATTTTACGCTCTGTCCTGAGGGTTCTTCGCCGGAAAAGTAGCTTAAAGGAACTTGAAAGATTTTCGCCAGCTTTTGCAGCATTTTTATAGTAGGATTCCGCCGGCCCGTCTCGATACGGTACAGGTGAAGTCCGGTAATGCCCAACTGTTTGGCCAATTCTGTCCGGGTCAGCTTGTTTTTCTCTCGCAGCACCCTGATTTTTTGGCCGATAAAAGAGCTGTTTTTCATCTTTGCGCTCCTTCGGTCAAGAATTATACCAAGTTGGCTAAATCTAATATAAACCAAATTGGCCTACTTGGCAAGATTTTTCGCCAACTCCTCCCATTGTTGTTATTTAATAGAGGATTTTTTTAACGAATGGCAAATATTATACCTAGCGGGAATATGCATTTATTCAAATAAGCCTTATAGGTATAATTATAGGGAGGGTTGGTGGTGTGGATGAAAAAATTATACGACCGGTTGACCTCAAAGAGAAAAGGCTGGCCAGAAGGTGGACGCAGGAAGAACTGGCGAGGAAACTGGGCATCACGTCCCTGCACGTCTCGCGAATTGAAGCGGGAAGACGTAACATATCCTTTGCGCTGGCATTGAAAGTTGCACGGGTATTCGGCTCTATTACAGTGCAACATGAGGGTGAAGTGTTTCTTATTAAAAAAAATAAATGACTTCCACTTACAGGGGAAGCGAGGGTCGGAGGAAGACGGAACAGTGAGAAGAAAGCTGGAGCTTATAGAACGAGAGATAGAAAGCCTCAGGGAGGAGTTGACCAATTTGGTTGGTAACGACTTAAAGAAGCTGCAGGACCCGCAGGTAGTTGAGGTCAATGCCAAATTAGATAAATTGATAGCCATCTACAGCCGTTTAAAACTGGATATGCATTATCGTAAAGAGCGTTCCCAATGACCATGGTGGCAATCAGTTTTTGGTTGTAGTTCGATAAAACTTTTCCATTATAGCCGGTTCCTGCTTGAGAAATTCTATAAAACGGAGAAGACACTCCATGGTGGTCTTGCGTACGCTGTGTTCGATTTTTTCGGTATCTTCATGCAGGCCTTCCTTCACGCCGATCAACTGAAGGAATTCTTTGATGGTGTTATGGCGCTGGAGCAGGTACCTGCCCAGCTTGTTTCCTTCTTCCGTAAGTTTGATGAGACCGTATTTTTCGTAGTGTAATAATCCTCTGTCCGCCAGTTTTTGGACCATTTTAGTAACTGAAGGAGGTTGCACGTTGAGGGTTTCAGCCAGCTCATTCACCCGAACAAATCCCTTTTCAATAGATAAGCGGAAAGTCATTTCCAGGTAATCCTCCATGCTGGGAGTTAAGGAACCGGTATTCTGTTTCATTAAGGCGTAACCTCTCACCGTATAAAATTTTTCTTTCTTACTCAAATATACCACCATCCTTATTAAAAGAGGCCCAGCAGTTTTACTGTCTGGTTAAAGAGAAACGTTACCAAAGAAGCGGTAACCAGGGGGAGACCGAAAGCGGTCAAGGTCCATAACCAGCTTCCGGTTTCCTTTCTAATGGTCCACAAAGTAGTGGAACACGGGAAATGCAGCAGGGAAAAGAGCATCATGGATACTGCCGTCACCCAGGTCCACCCGTGATCGACCAGCAGTGTACGCAGGGTTTCCAAACTTTCGAGTTCCACCATGGCTCCGGCGGATGTATAACTCATAATGAGAATAGGTAAAACGATCTCATTAGCCGGTAACCCTAGAAAAAAGGCAGTTAGGATGTACCCGTCGAGTCCCAGGCTCTGGCCATAGGGGTGTAGCCACCCGGCCAGGTAACTGATCATATTGTATTTGCCTATATAGGTATTGGCAAGAATCCAGGTAATTGCTCCTGCCGGGGCGGCAAAGGCGACTGCCCTGCCCAGGACAAGCACGGTTCTGTCCAGCACGGAACGAACAATAACTTTCCCTATTTGCGGGGGACGATAGGGCGGGAGCTCTAGGGCAAAGGAAGAGGGCAGGCCTTTCAACAAAGTTCGCGAGAGAAGCCAGGAAGTCATAAAGGTTACGGTTATACCTAAAAGTACTATCAGAGTAATGACGGCTGTCGCCACCCAACTGCGGTGGGCGGGCAAGGAGCTTCCCACGAAAATGACGGATAAAGTGATAAGCAGGGGAAAGCGGCCGTTACAGGGAACAAAATTGTTAGTCAATATGGCGATAAGGCGTTCCCGGGGAGAGTCAATGATGCGGCAGGAAGTGACTCCCGCGGCGTTACAGCCAAAGCCCATGCTCATGGTCAAAGCCTGCTTTCCATGAGCTCCCGCTTTCTTAAAAAATCGGTCCAGGTTGAAAGCTACGCGGGGGAGGTAGCCCAGATCCTCAAGCAGGGTAAAGCAGGGAAAGAAGATGGCCATGGGCGGTAGCATAACGGAAACAACCCAGGCCATGCTGCGATATGTGCCTTTCACTAAGACTCCTGACAACCACGGCGGGAAATTCAAAAATTGGAACAACTCTACCAACTGTTTTTCTCCCCAGAAAAGAATTGTGGCCAGCAATTGCGAAGGGTAGTTGGCTCCTACCACCGTTAACCAGAGTACTCCCGTAAGAAGCAAACCCATCAGGGGGAAACCCAGCCAGCGGGAAGTAACAATATCGTCCAGTCTCTGATCCCACCGGGTCTTCCGGGGTGATGTCTTTTCCCGGACGACCCGGCCGGCAATGATTTCTGCGTGCTGGTAAATGGCGCGGACGATCTCGTCCCGGTAGTTGGCGGCAAAGGTGTGGGTTTTATCCATTAGAGAGTACCTCCTCGATCAGGTGTGGGCTGATATTTACCCCCAGGTGCCGGTTAATGGCCTCCAGGAATCCAGCGTCGGCCTCCAGTAAGCGTAAAGCAATCCACCTGGCCAGGTATTTTCGCTGCAGTTGTATGGCTAGTTTGCTTTCCAGCTTGCGTACTAATCTTTCCAATTCAGGGTCATAGCGGACCAGATTTGGCTTGGGACGACAGATTCCGCTTACTACATCATGAATTACCTCCCTTAGATGGGTTAACCCCCACCTGCTTCTGGCAGCAGTCGGTACCGCAGGAATCCCCAACTCCCGGGAAAGTACCTCTAGGTCAATTTCAATTCCTTTTCTCCGGGCCTCATCCATCAAATTTACACACACTATTACCTTTGGCGTTATTTCCATAACCTGTAGTACTAAGTTTAAATTTCTTTCCAGGCAGGTAGCGTCGACAACCACTACTGTGACATCCGGGTCGGCAAAGCAGATGAAATCTCTGGCCACCTGCTCTTCAGGGGAATTGGCTAGCAGGGAGTAGGTCCCGGGCAGGTCCGCCACCCTGAACTTTTTACCCCGGTAGAAATAGCTTCCCTCGGTAATCAATACGGTTTTGCCCGGCCAGTTTCCTGTATGCTGGTTAAGACCGGTTAAAGCATTAAAGAGAGTGCTTTTCCCCGTGTTTGGGTTTCCGGCCAGGGCAACCAGCGGTTGAGAAGAGCCGTTCAAATTTTCTCCAGCATCCTGGCGGCAAACGGGGAGACTGCATGAATGGCAGTGGCCCATAGGGGTTCTCCTTCCTGTTTAAATCACTTCCTTGTTCTCTATGGGGAAAGTAACCCCAACTTGTTCCGCTTCCTCTTTCCTCAAGGCTACCAGTGCCCCCCGGATTAGAAATGCTGTGGGGTCACCGGCGGGACTGCGGCGTACTGCCACTACCTTTGTCCCTGGAACGAGCCCCAAATCGAGGAGTCTTCGCCTGATGGATCCCGTGCATTTTATAGAATGGACTACGGCAGCCTGCCCTATGGGGAGATGGCTGAGATTAAATTTAGTACTCATGTCTAGCCCTCCTTTTCCGTAAAATTTAGGCCTGGGTAAATTTGTTAGCCGTGGCTAAAAGGCGGTCAAAAATTTCGGCGGCTAAATTCTTCCGCCTGGAAATATAGTATGTAAGTTATTAGAATGAGGTGATGTCAAATCACTGGAAACAATTTTTGGATATAATTGACTTAAATATCATTTTTTGCTAAAATTACATATGATGTAAATTTTATGGAATACCTTGTGAGGGGTTATACATATTTTAATTACAGTCGAAAATCTTATTACCTGAGCACTAAAAATCCCAACTAAGCAGCGGGAAATTTAAGGGCTCAGGTTTTTACTTGGAAGATGAAAGGAGGTGCTGGATAGAGGGGAAACTGCTTGTATGGGTAGGCAAATAAACTACTAAGAGGAGGTTTGGAATTATGAAAAAGATAGGCAAGTTTGCCTACATAATTGCATTATTAGCACTTAGCAGTTTCTTATTATTTGGATGTGGGGAATCTACCAAACAAGAACAACCACCGGCAGAACAACAGACCAGTACTGAGCAGCAACAAAATGAAGAGCAGGCTCCAACGACCTCTACTGAGCAACCTGCAAAACAGAATCAAGAATCTACGCAAGAACAGTCGCAGCAGTAACATTTCAACTTGAAGACGTTTTCAGACCGTCCATAAGTAATAATTTACTAAAAACTTGCTTTTGTTTTTTCCCACGTATGGCTAATTAAGTAACAGCACACCATCATTCCCATAAATTGAGTATTGAATTGATTTTAAACTTGTGTTATTATTAGAACCCATGTTAAAAATAAAATAGGCAATTGAGTAAATCAGGTGATCGCGGGTACAAATGCCGAAAGGCTGTACCTGAGGAAAGTCCGAGCTCCACAGGGCAGGGTGCTGGGTAACACCCAGTGGGGGCGACCCTAAGGAAAGTGCCACAGAAAACAAACCGCCCGGCACTTAGTTTGCCGTACAAGGATAACTTAACTAACAATTTTAGCGCGGCAAACTAAGTGCCGGGTAAGGGTGAAACGGTGAGGTAAGAGCTCACCAGCAGCCAGGCGACTGGCTGGCTTGGTAAACCCCACCTGGAGCAAGACCGAATAGGGGAACAATGGAGTGGCCCGCTCCGTTCCCGGGTAAGGTCGCTAGAGGTGTTAGGCAACTAACACCCCAGACAGATGATCACCCAACGACAGAACTCGGCTTATCGATTTGCTCAATTGCCTAATTTTTTTGGACTTATAGCTAACCAAAAGGATGACCTTTCGGTTAGCCATTTTTTATCTTTAACCGCCTACCGTTCACCAGAAGCGAATGCCATCACCCCTGCACGAAAAAGAAGTGGGCTAATCGATTCTCAATGATTTTCCGCTTTCTTTGTCAAAAAGGTGAATGTTTGCCACGTTTAAACTTACACCCACATTTTCCCCTGCATTGCCCTGAAAATCCCGTGAGGCAATGAGTTTTATTCTGTTTCCTCCCAGCTTTACGTCTACCAACTTATCCCGCCCCAGAGGCTCAACAACGTATATCTCACCTCTTATTAAGTCCGACTCACCTTTTCCCACGACAACGTCTTCCGGCCTTATTCCCAGGGTTAACCGCTCGCCGCTTTTCTTTTTGGCAAATCTTTTTTCCACATTCTTGGGCAGCTTGAAGGAAAAGTTTTCTCCCTTCAAGGTCACTTGATCGTTCTCCCTATAGCCCTGATATCGGCTCCGCCCCCCGATTTATGAGCCAGCATAAATTTTTTGTTATATTCTTCATAGCCCGATGAAACGTGATTGGTCTTTACTTCAACCCTGCGACTGTCGCCCTTTTCCTCAAGTATCTTCAAGGGACCGCGTTTCTACCACCTTTGGACCGCTCTATTGCATCCATCGAAAACAATTACGGTAATTTAAAGAAGGATTGGAAGGGAACTTACAGAATAGCTTAACAATAACTGGGACTTATTTTTCTAGGAGAGAAAACTATGTCTAATGCGATTGTTGGGAGAGACGACCACCTTATTTCATATTTAAATTCTGCCATAAAGAGGGCTAAGAAGATACGTTTTAATGTAGCCTTCCTTATGGAATCAGGGGCCAAGTTAATTGCTTCCCAACTTCAAGAAGCTGCTAACCGTGGGGTAGAGATTAAAATCCTAACTGGCAGGTATATGTCTATAACCGAGCCTTCAGCTATTTACTATCTGATGTATAAACTAGGCGACAAATTAGATATTCGTTTCTTTGCAGATAACTTACGTTCGTTTCATCCAAAAGCATATATTTTCGACTACGAACAAGAAGCTGAGGTTTTTGTTGGTTCTTCCAATTTATCGTTACCAGCGTTAACCTGGGGAATTGAATGGAATTACCGTTTGCTAAAAAGTAAAAACCCGGAGGATTACTATAAATTTTCTAATACATTTAATGACTTATTCTATAACCATTCAGAAAAAATTACTCCCGAGGTTTTAAAAAAGTATACTGTGAATTGGAGAAAGCCTGCCTTTGTCAAGGTGGAGCAATCATTAGAGAAAGAACAATTAGAAGAACCGGATAGCATCAAACCCAGAGGAGCCCAAATTGAGGCCTTGTACGAACTGAAAAAGGCTAGGGAAGAAGGAGTAACAAAAGGATTGGTAATTGCGGCAACCGGAGTTGGTAAGACCTTTTTAGCTGCTTTTGATTCTTTGAAGTTCAATCGCGTTCTGTACGTCGCTCATAGAGAAGAAATTTTAAAACAAGCAGAAAAAACTTTTAAAATGGTTCGACCTAATGCCAAAACTGGCTTTTTTAGTGGAACAAGAAAAGACAAAGGAGCAGATATTTACTTCGCCACCATTCAGACACTAACTAAGATAAACAACTTGGAGACCTTTAAAAGGAACTTCTTTGATTATATTGTAGTTGACGAGTTCCACCATGCCGCTGCCGATAGTTATATAAATGTTCTTAAATATTTCCGACCCCGGTTTCTTTTAGGGCTCACTGCTACTCCCTATAGAACGGATAACAGGGACATTTATGCTTTATGTGAAGATAACGTAATATATGAAATATATTTAAAAGACGCTATTAATAGGGATTTGTTAGTTCCTTTCAGGTATTATGGAATTTATGATGCTACTGATTACTCCAAGGTAGAATACCGGAATGGCAGATATGTTATTGATGACCTGGAAAAACAACTTTCGCGGAAAGAACGGGCGGATTTAATTTTAGCTAAATATAAAAAGTTTGCCCAAAAAAGAACTATAGGTTTTTGTGCTTCCATAAACCATGCAGAATACATGGCACAATATTTCAGCCAAAATGGTATTCCGTCAGTAGCGGTTCATAGCGGGGTCAGGGGTAACCAGTATGTAATGGATAGGACGGAAGCTATCAGAGCAATTGAAGCGGGGCGTATTAAAGTTATCTTTGCAGTAGACATCTTTAACGAAGGGGTGGACATACCCAGTATAGATACGGTAATGTTTCTTAGGCCTACCGAATCGTTTGTTGTCTTTTTACAACAGTTGGGCCGGGGCCTGCGGAAATATAAAGGGAAGGAATATCTGACCGTACTAGACTTTATCGGAAACTATAAAAGAGCCCATTATATTCCCGCACTACTGGCTGGCGAAAATCCCATGGCTTCTAAAACGGGCAGGGGAAGGAAACCCGCGGATTACGATTTTCCTGATAACTGCCAGGTTCAATTTGATTTTAAGGTTTTAGATCTATTTGAAGAGATGGCCAAAGCCGATCCTCTACGAAAGCGGATGAAGAACGATTTTTACAGATTAAAAGAATCTTTGGGTAGACGCCCCACGCGGGTTGATATTTATGAAGGAAGTGATATACCTATTAGAGAATTTCTTCGGAAGGGATGGATAAGGTTTTTGAAGGATATTGGTGAACTTTATCCCTCTGAGGAACAATGGTTGGATACTCCCGCAGA
This genomic interval from Calderihabitans maritimus contains the following:
- a CDS encoding ferritin-like domain-containing protein, whose amino-acid sequence is MDKNDLINKLNWFYSLELNQVGFYTSQSKDVNDIYIRKVLERVASVEQQHVNNIADFIKELGGKPTVVGDLLAPVSGRIAGKISGWAGIITMLKININLEQKAMADYKNLIVRVGDKDLFDLLWANLVDEDLHAAWFSNKVKELEALEVE
- a CDS encoding restriction endonuclease, translated to MRKDPRSKLARWVDIYLGGVLLWILSFLVLRARTGDGFWALLLSSGLVVAAYWIVRHREKKRKELRERNYRLWIAGKKCIENMRLLERGLFCHLVGDILRNLDGFEKIQPAQGTGLDLTGYYRGVPVAVWCANLRDEEEMVSSTELRNFVGAMAVEGYRNGILVTTGGFSPEVYKTVKKIRNRYRITLVDQNKLVEWAATARSEVYPTGEALERVLETEIETEAKSSWLDLFLADPRKASSYLKVGLILFLFWLLSGQGLAFKSFYLIGAFANFFLSAAVWVINWPLEGEGNKK
- a CDS encoding tRNA (adenine(22)-N(1))-methyltransferase: MKISKRLTAIASLVKPGSVLGDIGTDHALLPVYLVKNQICPRVIATDVAPEPLKRGEQLVRSHNLVGRISMRLGYGLKPLRPGEVDTVVIAGLGGKTMVDILSASPEIVRGLNRLILQPMVAGEVVRKWLVTNGWKIAEEELVKEDNHIYEIILAEPGHQEPLHPLQLELGPVLMAKKHPLLVELTENRLAEVRGILESLYRSKTREARQKEEQFRERAKELEEVLEWLSRASK
- a CDS encoding Nif3-like dinuclear metal center hexameric protein yields the protein MAVTCQQIISILEELAPPRWREEWDNVGLLVGDPALPVKNVLLTLDVTDAVVEEAVDKQIDLIISHHPVIFRPISNLRYNQPLGRLLHRLVKENINVYAAHTNLDNAPGGVNDRLADILGLQEVKVLEPAFREKLYKLVVFVPEGYEDRVRQAICDEGAGWIGNYSHCTFQVAGTGTFRPLEGTNPFIGETGRLEKTAEFRLETIVPQNRLPRVLQAMNESHPYEEVAYDVYPLFNQGKEIGLGRIGLLPHPQPLKSLVSLVKEKFNVGSLKVVGDLETEIKKVAVCGGAGGSFIERAFLQGADLYITGDLKYHEAQHAASLGLAVIDAGHHGTEKVIVPALAEFLEQRLSTLKAEINLILSEVDTNPWQVL
- a CDS encoding zinc ribbon domain-containing protein — translated: MSLKKLWEMQQMRQRYLQLKQQIKTSPLGLKLEKEKHVMEKIRADLTERREALRRLSRELRQRELDAKEVGEKIKRLEQKLYEGNITNSRELKSLEENLRWVKQEQEEIEEEIINMALQEEQLEEELRKAEQEFQQLEQTYSAALEEYHRWKQELEEEMRRIEVSHHQIIFQIDKDLLKLYKKMRPKYGERVVARVENQTCTGCRVQIPTSLLQALRRQTDLIRCENCGRLLLYE
- a CDS encoding helix-turn-helix domain-containing protein — encoded protein: MKNSSFIGQKIRVLREKNKLTRTELAKQLGITGLHLYRIETGRRNPTIKMLQKLAKIFQVPLSYFSGEEPSGQSVKYEVVDLEQFLRENTVRLEGRELSPDQKEKVLTLIKTALDLSSKNDKS
- a CDS encoding helix-turn-helix transcriptional regulator; its protein translation is MDEKIIRPVDLKEKRLARRWTQEELARKLGITSLHVSRIEAGRRNISFALALKVARVFGSITVQHEGEVFLIKKNK
- a CDS encoding aspartyl-phosphate phosphatase Spo0E family protein; this encodes MRRKLELIEREIESLREELTNLVGNDLKKLQDPQVVEVNAKLDKLIAIYSRLKLDMHYRKERSQ
- the mntR gene encoding transcriptional regulator MntR, translating into MSKKEKFYTVRGYALMKQNTGSLTPSMEDYLEMTFRLSIEKGFVRVNELAETLNVQPPSVTKMVQKLADRGLLHYEKYGLIKLTEEGNKLGRYLLQRHNTIKEFLQLIGVKEGLHEDTEKIEHSVRKTTMECLLRFIEFLKQEPAIMEKFYRTTTKN
- a CDS encoding nucleoside recognition domain-containing protein, producing the protein MDKTHTFAANYRDEIVRAIYQHAEIIAGRVVREKTSPRKTRWDQRLDDIVTSRWLGFPLMGLLLTGVLWLTVVGANYPSQLLATILFWGEKQLVELFQFLNFPPWLSGVLVKGTYRSMAWVVSVMLPPMAIFFPCFTLLEDLGYLPRVAFNLDRFFKKAGAHGKQALTMSMGFGCNAAGVTSCRIIDSPRERLIAILTNNFVPCNGRFPLLITLSVIFVGSSLPAHRSWVATAVITLIVLLGITVTFMTSWLLSRTLLKGLPSSFALELPPYRPPQIGKVIVRSVLDRTVLVLGRAVAFAAPAGAITWILANTYIGKYNMISYLAGWLHPYGQSLGLDGYILTAFFLGLPANEIVLPILIMSYTSAGAMVELESLETLRTLLVDHGWTWVTAVSMMLFSLLHFPCSTTLWTIRKETGSWLWTLTAFGLPLVTASLVTFLFNQTVKLLGLF
- a CDS encoding FeoB small GTPase domain-containing protein produces the protein MGHCHSCSLPVCRQDAGENLNGSSQPLVALAGNPNTGKSTLFNALTGLNQHTGNWPGKTVLITEGSYFYRGKKFRVADLPGTYSLLANSPEEQVARDFICFADPDVTVVVVDATCLERNLNLVLQVMEITPKVIVCVNLMDEARRKGIEIDLEVLSRELGIPAVPTAARSRWGLTHLREVIHDVVSGICRPKPNLVRYDPELERLVRKLESKLAIQLQRKYLARWIALRLLEADAGFLEAINRHLGVNISPHLIEEVLSNG
- a CDS encoding FeoA family protein: MSTKFNLSHLPIGQAAVVHSIKCTGSIRRRLLDLGLVPGTKVVAVRRSPAGDPTAFLIRGALVALRKEEAEQVGVTFPIENKEVI
- a CDS encoding TOBE domain-containing protein encodes the protein MTLKGENFSFKLPKNVEKRFAKKKSGERLTLGIRPEDVVVGKGESDLIRGEIYVVEPLGRDKLVDVKLGGNRIKLIASRDFQGNAGENVGVSLNVANIHLFDKESGKSLRID